The region TTCCCCTGGGGCAAGTATGTTCCCGGCAACCATGGAGCCGATGTGTGCGTATCGAGCTGGTCACGTCTGGCTCCGAATACGATGCCTTCGCTCGCCAAAGCCGGAGCGAACTACATGAACTCGCAGCTGATCCGCATGGAGGCCGAGGTGAACGGCTACTCCGAAGGAATCGCGCTGGATGTAAACGGCTACCTCTCCGAGGGCTCGGGCGAAAACCTGTTCCTCGTGCGCAATGGAATCATCTACACGACTCCGCTGGCAAACTCTGTTCTGAGCGGAATTACTCGCGGTTCAGTCATCACACTGGCGCGGCAGCTTGGCATCGAGGTCGTCGAGCAGGCGCTCCCGCGTGAGCTGCTCTATATCTCTGATGAAGCGTTCTTTACCGGCACGGCTGCCGAGGTGACGCATCTGCGCTCGGTCGACCGCATCCTGGTGGGTGATGGAAGCATGGGCCCGATCACTACGGCGCTGCACGAAGAATTCTTCGGAATCGTCAACGGCCTGAAGGCAGATCGCTACAACTGGCTGACCCCGGTCAACGTGAAGGCGGGCGAGCCCGTAGGGGTGTAGCAACGCTGCGGAAAGCAAAGATCAAGACCGCGGGGCCACAGCGCTCCGCGGTTTTTCTTTGCCTGAAAACGGCAGCCTGCATCGGATTTTAATGCGGATGACACTTTCGAGGGAGAATGGAAACCGCGTCTAACTATCCTGCTACGGTAGTCTTATAGATGCAGCAGATTCAGGATGTTCTCCGAGGAGATGGGCCATGTCTACTGTTTTAATCACCGGAATTGCAGGTTTTATCGGATCCAGCATCGCTCGCGCACTTCTGGACGAAGGCGCGCAGGTACGCGGAATCGATAACCTCTCTACCGGCTCGCTGGAGAACATTGACGAAATTCGCTCTCAGATCGACTTTCGCAAGGCCGATGTTCTGGACCGGGACGCCCTGAAAGATGCCTGCGATGGTGTGGATTACGTCTTTCACGAGGCGGCCATTCCCTCGGTACCGAAGTCCGTCGACGACCCGATTGGGACCAACGGCCCAAACCTGACCGGGACGCTCTATGTCCTTGAAGCCGCCCGTAAGGCAGGCGTGCGCCGCGTCCTCTATGCCGCCTCCTCCGCGGCCTATGGCGACTCGCCAGAGCTTCCGAAGACCGAAGACATGCTGCCGGCTCCGCTTTCGCCCTACGCAGTTCAGAAGCTTGCCGGCGAGCAATACCTCGCCAGCTATCACAGGGTCTATGGCCTGGAAACGGTCTCGCTGCGCTACTTCAACATCTTCGGCCCCCGCCAGGATCCATCGTCGCAATACTCGGGCGTGCTGGCCCGGTTCATCTCGCTGATGCTGGCAGGTCAGACGCCGACCATCTATGGAGATGGCCTGACGAGCAGGGACTTTACCTATATCGACAACGTGGTCTCCGCAAATCTTCTTGCAGCCAGGGCTCCTGCGGCGAAGGTTGCCGGGCGCGTCTTCAATGTGGCCACCGGCCAGCGCACGACGCTGCTCGAGGCCTTTGCCGAGATCAAGCGCATCACCGGATTTACGGGCGGAGTCAATCATGCTCCGGAGCGCGAAGGCGACATCAAGCACTCACTGGCCGACATTCAGATGGCAGAACAGGCATTCGGATACAAGGTGAAAGCTGGCTTGGCGTATGGCCTGGAACAGACCATTGAATGGGCCAGAACGATGGCAACAGCCTGAGGATCGGTCATCGAGTATAGACTGCCTGCTTAGGCGCACCATCGAACGTACCGTCTGTTAGTGTCTGGCTCGAGAACTATCTCAAAAAGTGGCCATTTCTCCACTGCGCTCAAGTGTACGGTCGGGATGACACCTTCGAACAGAAGGACTGATTTCCAGGATCCGTTGAATGACACCGCCTAGAGTTTGTGCAGGTTTTTAGGCATATTGCGCATGCCGAGGACGTGAAAGTCCTTCAAACCACTCTTATTGACGTAGGCGAGCCGGTTATTTCCGTTAGGATCGGTCGGAATCAGGAAAAAGCCCTTTTCCAAAACAAAGTCCCGGGTATTGCTGATCATGCCTTCGATCATCTCGCCATCGTAGAAGTAAACCCGGACCCAGAGGCCCGGCACAATGGGAGCATTCTCGTGGAAATGAAGCGCCTGGTGGCGATCGTCGCCCGCGAAGGTCTTGACGAAGAAGACCGCCTTTGCGTCGACGGTCGGAATCTCCTCCTCCTCGCCGGTCTCCAGCATGAGCTTGATCGTCTCCAGGGGAGAGCGGTTTTCATCGTGGAGCAGCTGCTCGATCGAACCGAGCTCGCCGATGGGAACAGTTCCACGTATCGTATGGTCCTCAAACCGGACGACCACACGATAAACGCCTTCGGCGTTCGTCGCGGCCATCGCCGCAATCTTGGCAGCTACGCGCGATCTTGTGGAGATAGATCGTACTGTTTGATCTTGTACAGCAGAGCCTTGTAGCTGATTTGAAGATCGTTTGCCGCCGCTTTGCGGTTCCATCCAGTTCCCTCCAACACCTGTGCAATTGCAGCCGCCTCGGCGCCGCCTTTGAGATTCTTCACCATTGCCTTCAATCCAGCTCCGGTAGCAGGCTCAATGTTGCCGCCCGTGGCGGCAGGCGTCGTGGCCGGGGCCAGTTCTTCAAGGATGGCCCGCTCATCGCCAAGTACAAGGTACCGGTTGACGACATTTTCAAGCTCCCTGAGATTGCCAGGCCAGTTATGAGCGATCAAAGCATCCATCAGCCTTGTGGAGAACGACAAAGGATCGCGACCATACCGCCGCGCCCCTTTACGCATAAAGTACTCAGAGAGTACAGGAATCTCTTCCCGTCGCTCCCGGAGCGGAGGGATATTCAGCGTAAATCCGTTGAGGCGGTAATAAAGATCTTCGCGGAAGCTCTTATTGGCCATCGCCTCTTTCATATTGATATTCGTCGCCGCGATGACGCGAACATCCACCTTCATGGGAGACCGGCTTCCCAGGCGGGAGAAGGTTCCATCCTGAAGGACCTGCAGGAGCTTGGCCTGCAACAGGGCGGGCATCTCGCCAATTTCGTCCAGAAAGATTGTTCCGCCGGTGCAGATCTCGAATTTTCCGGGCTTCGTCTTCACAGCTCCCGTAAAAGCGCCCTGCTCATAGCCAAAAAGCTCGCTCTCCAGAAGGTCGGCCGGTACAGCAGCACAGTTTACTTTCAGGAAGGTGTTCTGACTGCGCGAGGACATCTTGTGGGTGTAGAGCGCGAGAATCTCTTTGCCCGTACCGCTCTCGCCGAGGATCAGCAGAGGAATATCGGCACGCGCAACCAGCGCCGCCTGCGATTCCAGATCGCGCATCTTCTTGCTGGAGCGAACGAACGAATGCGTCTCGTTGAGCGGGACCTCGCGCGGAGCGTCGCCTACAGCGCCCTTGCGGTCGGGAGAGACGAGATGCTCCTCGATCGTCTCCTCAACGTCGGTTCCGACAAACGGCTTCATGACGATGGCGCGTACGCCGGAACGAATGACGACCTCGAGATCCCGGATCTCCGCCGTACAGGACAGAACAATGACGGGAAGGTTGGGATGCGAGGCACGAATCTGTGTGACCAGAGGAAAAGAGTCGCGGCCGGGATGCAGTGCGAGCAGGAGCATATCCGGCTCTTCACTCTGCTCCAGGCGGAGTAGCAATGACTTCTCTTCCGAGAAGAGGGTTAATTCATACCGATCTCCGAGGGTGAGGCGCAGATAATCCAGCACCGCAAGGTCCGGCTCAAATGCAACGACCTGAGGACGAGATTTAGTCACAGACTTCAAAGCAGACATACTGTAAGACGCAGAAGCCGACATACCAACACCCCTATGATGCCAATTCGAGTTCTTGCGCCCGAATTCTGGCGAGCCTGGAGGGTCGTGCGACCATCACCCATTTTCCAGGCCATGCTGTTAAGTCAACCAACCCGGGAAGTGGGGAGACTTCCGGCGAGCTACTTAGAAATTCTAAGTCGGTTTAGAAGAAGTGCGACATAAAAATGTTAACAATTTTGCCGACAAGTGTGAAAAATGTTTACCACTTCCGGGCAAAGCCTCC is a window of Edaphobacter sp. 12200R-103 DNA encoding:
- a CDS encoding SDR family oxidoreductase, with amino-acid sequence MSTVLITGIAGFIGSSIARALLDEGAQVRGIDNLSTGSLENIDEIRSQIDFRKADVLDRDALKDACDGVDYVFHEAAIPSVPKSVDDPIGTNGPNLTGTLYVLEAARKAGVRRVLYAASSAAYGDSPELPKTEDMLPAPLSPYAVQKLAGEQYLASYHRVYGLETVSLRYFNIFGPRQDPSSQYSGVLARFISLMLAGQTPTIYGDGLTSRDFTYIDNVVSANLLAARAPAAKVAGRVFNVATGQRTTLLEAFAEIKRITGFTGGVNHAPEREGDIKHSLADIQMAEQAFGYKVKAGLAYGLEQTIEWARTMATA
- a CDS encoding branched-chain amino acid transaminase → MPIQTTANIWHNGTLIPWDKAQIHVMSHVVHYGSSVFEGIRCYKQPSGAGIFRLTEHMQRLADSAKIYRMPLPYTVEQLSAAVIDVVEANGVAPCYIRPIAFRGYGEIGVNPLTSPVDVYIANFPWGKYVPGNHGADVCVSSWSRLAPNTMPSLAKAGANYMNSQLIRMEAEVNGYSEGIALDVNGYLSEGSGENLFLVRNGIIYTTPLANSVLSGITRGSVITLARQLGIEVVEQALPRELLYISDEAFFTGTAAEVTHLRSVDRILVGDGSMGPITTALHEEFFGIVNGLKADRYNWLTPVNVKAGEPVGV
- a CDS encoding sigma-54 dependent transcriptional regulator, with the protein product MTKSRPQVVAFEPDLAVLDYLRLTLGDRYELTLFSEEKSLLLRLEQSEEPDMLLLALHPGRDSFPLVTQIRASHPNLPVIVLSCTAEIRDLEVVIRSGVRAIVMKPFVGTDVEETIEEHLVSPDRKGAVGDAPREVPLNETHSFVRSSKKMRDLESQAALVARADIPLLILGESGTGKEILALYTHKMSSRSQNTFLKVNCAAVPADLLESELFGYEQGAFTGAVKTKPGKFEICTGGTIFLDEIGEMPALLQAKLLQVLQDGTFSRLGSRSPMKVDVRVIAATNINMKEAMANKSFREDLYYRLNGFTLNIPPLRERREEIPVLSEYFMRKGARRYGRDPLSFSTRLMDALIAHNWPGNLRELENVVNRYLVLGDERAILEELAPATTPAATGGNIEPATGAGLKAMVKNLKGGAEAAAIAQVLEGTGWNRKAAANDLQISYKALLYKIKQYDLSPQDRA